One segment of Thermococcus sp. AM4 DNA contains the following:
- a CDS encoding DUF262 domain-containing protein produces MARRRDFNFDNPTIVFSRLEIDSIVDVDNVNLTVHELVQKYDNGKLIIPKIQRGFVWDRNRGLLFLMSLIQNYPLPPLFLFQIGDEYYVLDGQQRLKTILWFIKNGKIDDPVVNKRLGSPRLTPDIVKQLVKDTGLELREEDVRKAFSKNNHNHLRNWILDKPIPVTTIKFRGTRDDIDTIKNLISDIFIRINRGSMRLNEFDMIRALHYKDAKEYLDAIESIIDENFPILPDEAELNYEQYIRIEKALILIEYFLNGFKVRTDFEPSNTNKINDVIEWILKDRAQFLRRTPSEAKNMINTFKEQISETIERAYEMFGEDAFRKPKVGRDCRGNVKCAALTFNYKQYSPLIFVFEVLAIKLAMDNNEELIYGNRVEEFKHEIIVRALTDLDKISSRTLGDFEIALKVARELVLDLSNDISKTFYERSPSELKQLLWDKFKEAKSGNPYCPYCKAEIKQLNTCDLAHIVPYKKTRTSSIFNVVLAHRKCNRRNKDKVIEELL; encoded by the coding sequence ATGGCAAGAAGGAGAGATTTCAATTTTGATAATCCGACAATAGTATTTAGTCGCCTTGAAATTGATAGTATCGTTGATGTTGATAATGTTAACTTAACCGTCCATGAGCTGGTTCAGAAATATGACAATGGAAAGCTCATTATTCCTAAGATTCAAAGAGGTTTTGTTTGGGATAGAAATAGAGGATTACTTTTTTTGATGTCACTAATCCAAAACTATCCTTTACCTCCCCTATTTTTATTCCAAATTGGAGACGAATATTATGTATTAGATGGACAGCAGAGATTAAAAACTATACTATGGTTTATAAAAAACGGGAAAATTGATGATCCAGTGGTTAATAAAAGATTAGGATCTCCAAGATTAACGCCAGATATAGTAAAGCAGTTAGTTAAAGATACTGGGCTAGAATTACGTGAGGAGGATGTACGAAAAGCATTTAGTAAAAACAATCATAACCATTTGAGAAATTGGATATTGGACAAACCAATTCCTGTTACTACAATAAAATTTAGAGGTACAAGAGACGATATTGATACAATTAAAAATCTCATATCTGATATCTTTATTCGGATAAATAGAGGATCGATGAGGCTCAATGAGTTTGATATGATTCGTGCACTTCATTACAAAGATGCAAAGGAGTATCTAGATGCCATCGAATCTATAATCGATGAAAACTTCCCGATATTGCCCGATGAAGCAGAACTTAATTATGAGCAATATATTAGGATAGAAAAAGCATTGATACTAATTGAATACTTTCTTAACGGATTTAAAGTAAGAACAGATTTTGAGCCTAGCAATACAAATAAAATTAATGATGTTATTGAGTGGATTCTTAAAGATCGCGCACAGTTTCTTAGGAGAACCCCCTCAGAAGCTAAAAATATGATTAATACATTCAAAGAGCAAATTTCTGAAACCATAGAGAGGGCATATGAAATGTTTGGAGAAGATGCTTTTAGAAAACCCAAAGTTGGTAGAGACTGCAGAGGAAATGTTAAATGTGCAGCTCTAACATTCAATTACAAACAGTATTCACCATTGATATTTGTTTTTGAAGTATTGGCCATTAAACTCGCAATGGATAATAATGAAGAACTTATTTATGGTAATAGAGTGGAAGAGTTTAAACATGAAATAATTGTTCGTGCATTAACGGATCTTGATAAAATTTCATCTAGAACCCTTGGAGATTTCGAAATAGCACTCAAAGTTGCAAGAGAATTAGTTTTGGATCTATCTAATGACATAAGTAAAACATTTTATGAAAGATCCCCTTCAGAACTTAAACAGTTACTGTGGGATAAATTCAAAGAAGCAAAATCTGGTAATCCCTATTGTCCCTATTGCAAAGCGGAAATAAAACAACTTAATACTTGTGATCTTGCCCACATTGTACCTTACAAAAAAACAAGAACTAGTTCGATATTTAATGTAGTACTTGCACATAGAAAATGCAATAGGAGAAATAAAGATAAGGTGATAGAAGAATTATTATAA
- a CDS encoding MJ1477/TM1410 family putative glycoside hydrolase, with the protein MTQNITPDEHSTTPALESTSTVPGTERAENFTSTSSSPNIGANTSSPGGSWGKTRNETSNPSSTGYPNLPGSSENLSLSSVRSWAYWLQNASPEVIAESGFDLVVMDYSRDGSDETAYTREEIEGIKRAGVIPIAYISIGEAEDYRFYWNESWKENPPAWLGPENPDWEGNYAVRYWDGEWKEIVFRYLDRIIAQGFAGVYLDKVDEYWFWAERGYNESWTAEQMIEFILEIANYTRSKAGRDFIIIPQNGEYLLEYDNGTLLATVSGWASEDVFYDGLEPSPWTAEKVPILEKVVNAGKPVFVVDYVDDGTGSQENLARILDFIEKARRAGFIPYATFEDRELDSLDVIPGIQPPTEKQP; encoded by the coding sequence ATGACTCAAAATATTACACCAGACGAACACTCCACGACCCCTGCCTTGGAGAGCACTTCAACGGTTCCCGGAACCGAGCGGGCTGAAAATTTCACCTCAACTTCCTCAAGCCCAAATATCGGTGCGAACACTTCGTCTCCGGGCGGTTCATGGGGCAAAACCCGGAACGAGACATCTAATCCGAGTTCAACGGGATATCCGAACCTGCCAGGTAGTTCCGAAAACCTCTCGCTTTCCTCCGTGAGGAGCTGGGCCTACTGGCTCCAGAACGCGAGTCCGGAGGTTATAGCCGAGAGCGGGTTTGATCTGGTCGTGATGGACTACTCGCGGGACGGGAGCGACGAGACGGCCTATACAAGGGAGGAGATAGAGGGGATTAAACGGGCCGGCGTGATTCCGATTGCCTACATCAGCATTGGCGAGGCCGAGGACTACCGCTTTTACTGGAACGAGAGCTGGAAGGAGAACCCTCCGGCGTGGCTCGGCCCGGAGAACCCAGACTGGGAGGGCAACTACGCCGTCAGGTACTGGGACGGGGAATGGAAGGAAATCGTCTTCCGCTACCTCGACAGAATAATCGCCCAGGGCTTTGCAGGGGTTTACCTCGACAAGGTCGATGAGTACTGGTTCTGGGCGGAGCGGGGGTACAATGAGAGCTGGACGGCGGAGCAGATGATTGAATTCATTCTCGAAATCGCCAACTACACGCGCTCCAAAGCCGGACGGGATTTCATAATAATCCCCCAGAACGGTGAGTATCTGCTTGAATACGACAACGGGACACTCCTTGCCACCGTTTCAGGCTGGGCAAGCGAGGACGTCTTCTACGACGGTCTTGAGCCGAGTCCATGGACGGCCGAGAAGGTTCCCATCCTCGAAAAGGTCGTCAACGCTGGAAAGCCCGTCTTCGTGGTTGATTACGTCGATGACGGCACGGGAAGTCAGGAAAACCTCGCTAGAATCCTCGACTTCATAGAGAAGGCCAGAAGAGCTGGATTTATCCCATACGCAACCTTTGAGGACAGGGAACTGGACAGTCTCGACGTGATTCCGGGGATTCAGCCTCCTACAGAAAAACAACCTTAA
- the cobZ gene encoding alpha-ribazole phosphatase CobZ yields MTPEELLSKLESKGVTLEKMLNTALELYIGDEREKVRERLRELMLRYLGDINVQALLFSALLLEENFKVEGDPVNLVADELIGMNIAELIGGKMALFNFFYYDTRKPGILAELPPFLDDAIGGFIAGCMTRLFEGV; encoded by the coding sequence ATGACCCCCGAAGAACTCCTCTCTAAGCTTGAATCCAAAGGGGTAACGCTCGAAAAGATGCTCAATACCGCGTTAGAGCTCTACATCGGCGACGAGCGCGAGAAAGTTCGAGAAAGGCTGAGAGAGCTGATGCTGAGGTATCTGGGCGACATCAACGTTCAAGCTCTGCTCTTTTCGGCTCTCCTGCTGGAGGAAAACTTCAAGGTTGAGGGCGACCCCGTGAACCTTGTGGCCGATGAACTCATCGGCATGAACATCGCCGAGCTCATAGGCGGGAAGATGGCGCTCTTCAACTTCTTCTACTACGACACCAGAAAGCCCGGTATTTTAGCCGAGCTTCCGCCCTTCCTCGACGATGCGATAGGGGGCTTTATAGCGGGCTGTATGACGAGGCTGTTCGAGGGGGTGTAG
- a CDS encoding PIN domain-containing protein, with protein MYLIDTNVFLEILLGQEKSEVAKRFLSSHVGDLAMSDFTLHSIGVILFRLKRPELFLEFINDTLPNIEVVTLPTLDYPRVVEFYEKYGLDFDDAYQCAVATTHGLTIVTMDEDFRKAPYSVKVVFL; from the coding sequence ATGTACCTGATTGACACCAACGTTTTCCTTGAAATCCTGTTGGGTCAGGAAAAATCCGAGGTTGCAAAGCGGTTTTTGAGTTCGCACGTTGGAGACCTTGCAATGAGCGATTTCACGCTTCATTCCATTGGAGTGATTCTTTTCAGGCTCAAGAGGCCAGAGTTATTTTTGGAGTTCATCAACGACACACTGCCCAATATCGAAGTTGTAACGCTTCCAACTCTCGACTATCCCCGCGTTGTTGAATTTTACGAAAAGTATGGACTCGACTTCGATGATGCTTACCAGTGCGCAGTCGCAACGACTCATGGTCTAACAATCGTAACCATGGACGAAGACTTCAGAAAGGCTCCCTACTCGGTTAAGGTTGTTTTTCTGTAG
- the dph2 gene encoding diphthamide biosynthesis enzyme Dph2: MHEVPHGEILKELRKLHAHCILIQSPEGLRREAEELARFLEENGLTVILHGEVNYGACDPADSEAKRLGCDALIHLGHSYMRLNLEVPTIFVPAFARVELVPALEKNLGEIRKLGKRIALVTTAQHVHRLDEVREFLEKNGFEVLIGKGDSRVSWPGQVLGCNFSSARVEADGVLFIGAGYFHPLGVALAVKKPVLAINPYSGDALWMDEEAERLIRKRWAQIAKAMDAKSFGVVVSTKKGQLRLAEAKRMVELLREHGRGARLIAMDHISYPKLEGFPFDAYVVVACPRVPVDDYENWRKPVLTPREVELLLGLREEYEFDEILGVERDRDEPFGIAVHRVRG; encoded by the coding sequence ATGCACGAGGTTCCCCACGGCGAGATACTGAAGGAGCTGAGGAAACTCCACGCTCATTGCATCCTCATCCAGTCGCCCGAAGGCTTAAGGAGGGAAGCAGAAGAGCTCGCACGCTTTTTGGAGGAGAACGGTTTAACCGTCATCCTGCACGGCGAGGTAAACTACGGGGCCTGCGACCCCGCCGATTCAGAAGCAAAGAGGCTCGGCTGCGACGCCCTAATCCACCTCGGGCACAGCTACATGCGCCTGAACCTCGAGGTGCCGACGATATTCGTCCCGGCCTTCGCGAGGGTCGAACTCGTCCCTGCCCTGGAGAAGAACCTCGGAGAGATTCGGAAGCTTGGAAAGCGAATAGCGCTCGTAACCACCGCCCAGCACGTTCACAGGCTTGACGAAGTGAGGGAGTTCCTGGAGAAGAACGGTTTCGAGGTGCTCATCGGGAAAGGCGACTCAAGGGTGAGCTGGCCGGGACAGGTGCTCGGGTGCAACTTCTCCAGCGCGAGGGTTGAGGCAGATGGCGTTCTCTTCATCGGGGCCGGCTACTTCCACCCGCTTGGCGTTGCGCTGGCGGTTAAGAAGCCCGTGCTCGCGATAAACCCCTACTCCGGCGACGCTCTCTGGATGGATGAGGAAGCGGAGAGACTGATAAGGAAGCGCTGGGCCCAGATAGCCAAAGCTATGGACGCGAAGAGCTTTGGGGTCGTGGTGAGCACCAAGAAGGGTCAGCTCAGGCTTGCCGAGGCCAAACGGATGGTTGAGCTCCTTAGGGAGCACGGTAGGGGGGCGAGGCTCATAGCGATGGACCACATAAGCTATCCGAAGCTGGAGGGCTTTCCCTTTGATGCGTACGTCGTCGTTGCCTGTCCGAGGGTTCCTGTCGATGATTACGAGAACTGGCGCAAGCCCGTTCTGACGCCGAGGGAAGTGGAGCTCCTCCTTGGCCTGAGAGAGGAGTACGAGTTCGATGAAATCCTTGGCGTCGAGCGAGACCGGGACGAGCCCTTTGGCATAGCGGTTCACAGGGTGAGGGGATGA
- a CDS encoding DUF2281 domain-containing protein gives MEDIERIFTKLPPEARKELLDYAEFLLAKYGARKRKGFSFTWAGKLKDVKMTSVELQHRALEWRSDVPD, from the coding sequence ATGGAGGACATAGAGAGGATATTCACAAAACTCCCCCCAGAGGCGAGAAAAGAGCTGTTGGATTACGCCGAGTTCCTGCTCGCAAAGTACGGGGCAAGGAAAAGAAAGGGGTTTAGCTTTACCTGGGCGGGGAAGCTGAAGGACGTTAAAATGACCTCAGTGGAGCTTCAGCACAGGGCCTTGGAGTGGCGGAGCGATGTACCTGATTGA
- the cobS gene encoding adenosylcobinamide-GDP ribazoletransferase — MRNLLPFFTRIPVKGDFERVRNELWALPILAPVTSALATLVLYLGLPLSNVLALLALYLTIGLLHLDGLADWADGVMVKGDRERKVKAMKDLNTGIAGVFAVVMVLFLQVYSLPFLPFYALYLAELNSKFAMLLALATKKPLGQGLGAYFMEGMNGRQLAIGTALYLLLLLPFAYLEPRSLASLFGLLAGAYTIHLSLKNFGGLNGDCIGAVAEITRAGTLLGMAVVWQVI, encoded by the coding sequence GTGCGGAATCTCTTACCCTTCTTCACGCGGATTCCGGTCAAAGGCGACTTCGAGAGGGTTAGAAATGAGCTCTGGGCACTTCCCATTCTCGCACCGGTAACTTCGGCCCTGGCGACGCTCGTCCTTTACCTGGGACTTCCTCTGAGCAACGTTCTCGCCCTCCTCGCACTCTACCTCACGATAGGCCTCCTCCACCTCGACGGTCTGGCAGACTGGGCTGACGGAGTTATGGTCAAGGGCGACCGCGAGAGGAAGGTTAAGGCGATGAAGGACTTAAACACGGGCATAGCCGGGGTTTTTGCCGTCGTTATGGTTCTCTTCCTACAGGTTTACTCCCTTCCCTTCCTCCCGTTCTACGCCCTCTACCTGGCCGAGCTGAACTCCAAGTTCGCCATGCTCCTCGCCCTCGCAACGAAGAAGCCCCTCGGCCAGGGCCTTGGAGCGTACTTCATGGAAGGCATGAACGGAAGGCAACTGGCCATCGGAACGGCCCTCTACCTCCTCCTGCTCTTGCCATTTGCTTACCTCGAACCCCGCTCTCTCGCGTCTCTCTTCGGCCTCCTTGCTGGAGCATACACCATTCACCTCTCGCTAAAAAACTTCGGCGGGCTGAACGGGGACTGCATCGGAGCGGTTGCTGAGATAACGAGGGCCGGAACGCTTTTAGGCATGGCGGTGGTTTGGCAAGTGATTTAA
- a CDS encoding RsmB/NOP family class I SAM-dependent RNA methyltransferase produces MGKLKLSDRQLYALIEAVKLGEVIKPSQSAKRKAFSRYKIEGWENSKLTGIFYSIQRRLGLIDEVIEELVGVSPLILDPWLRATLRVAVEVAVFRNPNEKTLQHLKGLAKFLSGKTHPYVGYYYYELLPRIINYVPKLDSEEKRLKWEYLFPEWFIAKMRGLLGEEAEELLKALNETLPVSLRVNRLKASVEDVENYLKRKNLRFERSERVETVIRVLDPFNPGKLMEKGLALPQEEASVVASLILSPEPGETVVDLAAAPGGKTAHMAELMGNEGKIYAFDIDSERIKRMRQILRWAGVEIAEVRKLDGRKAPEVLGEEIADRVLLDAPCTSDGTIAKNPELRWRLREKNIPKVVALQKELIESAWRLLKPGGRLLYSTCSMLPEENEEVVRWFLSRHDDARLVPLSGPYDEGFLPGTMRAWPHRHKTIGFFYALIEKARVK; encoded by the coding sequence ATGGGAAAGCTCAAGCTCTCAGATAGACAGCTCTACGCCCTCATCGAGGCTGTTAAGCTCGGCGAGGTGATCAAGCCGAGTCAAAGCGCCAAGAGGAAGGCCTTCTCGCGCTACAAAATCGAGGGCTGGGAGAACTCCAAGCTGACTGGAATCTTTTACTCCATTCAGAGGAGGCTCGGGCTGATAGACGAGGTAATCGAGGAACTCGTGGGAGTTTCTCCCCTAATTCTCGACCCCTGGCTGAGAGCAACGCTAAGGGTCGCGGTTGAGGTGGCCGTTTTTAGGAACCCTAACGAGAAAACCCTTCAGCACCTCAAGGGCCTCGCCAAGTTCCTCTCGGGTAAAACGCATCCTTATGTGGGCTATTACTACTACGAGCTCCTGCCCAGAATCATAAACTACGTCCCAAAGCTCGACTCCGAGGAGAAGAGGCTGAAGTGGGAGTACCTCTTCCCCGAGTGGTTCATAGCGAAGATGCGCGGGCTTCTGGGGGAAGAGGCCGAGGAACTGCTGAAGGCCCTCAACGAGACCCTTCCGGTCAGCCTTCGCGTCAATCGCCTTAAGGCGAGCGTTGAAGACGTTGAGAACTACCTGAAGAGAAAAAACCTCCGCTTCGAGAGGAGCGAGCGCGTTGAAACCGTAATCCGCGTTCTGGACCCATTTAACCCCGGAAAGCTGATGGAGAAGGGCCTCGCTCTGCCCCAGGAGGAGGCCTCTGTCGTCGCTTCCCTGATACTCTCTCCCGAACCCGGTGAGACTGTGGTTGATTTGGCAGCGGCACCCGGCGGAAAGACCGCCCACATGGCCGAGCTCATGGGAAACGAGGGAAAAATCTACGCCTTTGACATCGATTCCGAGAGGATTAAGCGCATGAGGCAAATCCTCCGCTGGGCCGGCGTCGAGATTGCTGAAGTTAGGAAGCTCGACGGCAGGAAGGCCCCGGAAGTTTTGGGCGAGGAAATTGCCGACAGGGTTCTGTTAGATGCCCCCTGCACGAGCGACGGAACCATCGCCAAAAACCCCGAGCTGAGGTGGCGCCTCCGCGAGAAGAACATACCGAAGGTCGTCGCGCTTCAAAAAGAACTGATAGAGAGCGCCTGGAGGCTTTTAAAGCCCGGCGGGAGGTTGCTCTACTCAACCTGCTCGATGCTCCCGGAGGAGAACGAGGAAGTCGTGAGGTGGTTCCTTTCGAGACACGACGACGCGAGACTCGTCCCGCTCAGCGGGCCATACGATGAGGGCTTCCTGCCCGGCACTATGAGGGCCTGGCCCCACAGGCATAAGACCATAGGCTTCTTCTACGCTCTGATTGAGAAAGCTAGGGTTAAATAA
- a CDS encoding cobyric acid synthase, with the protein MGKALMVLGTSSGAGKSLLVTALCRIFSNLGYDVVPFKSQNMSLNSAPSIEGGEISRAQYLQAIACRKKPSVKFNPILLKPEGNMRSQVVFMGKPIGSVSAREYMLSRKEELFRKAMTVLDELKENHDLVIIEGAGSPVEINLKDYDIANTRVMLHARAKGILVTDIDRGGSFASIVGTMGLLKPEERETIIGFVFNKFRGDKSLLKPGFDYLEKHYGKPTLGVIPYVEHRLPEEDSLTEFPKVRGELHIQIIKLPHMSNFTDFEPLHWANGVDYVTKPEELKGDVIIIPGSKNTVEDLLWLRREGFEDAIIEAHREGAFIVGICGGFQMLGEKIIDTVESKRGTVRGIGLLPAKTVFEKTKRTNHLNAEVLWGPAKGMAVEGYEIRFGRSVSERPFSVIRAINGVRAFEPEGAIGERSFGTYLHGIFHNFAFTERFLNFLRAEKGLEPVSIERWSIEEDIERFAKVVEENLDVERIIPL; encoded by the coding sequence ATGGGAAAAGCGCTAATGGTCCTCGGAACGTCCTCGGGAGCAGGCAAGTCGCTCCTCGTTACGGCATTATGCAGGATTTTCTCGAACCTCGGATACGACGTCGTTCCCTTCAAGAGCCAGAACATGAGCCTGAACTCGGCCCCGAGCATCGAGGGCGGTGAGATAAGCAGGGCGCAGTATTTACAGGCGATAGCGTGCCGAAAGAAACCCAGCGTGAAGTTCAACCCGATTCTGCTTAAGCCCGAAGGAAATATGAGGAGCCAGGTCGTCTTCATGGGGAAGCCGATTGGGAGCGTTTCCGCTCGAGAATACATGCTCTCGCGGAAGGAAGAACTCTTCAGGAAGGCGATGACCGTTCTGGATGAGCTAAAGGAGAACCACGACCTCGTCATAATCGAGGGGGCCGGCAGTCCGGTCGAGATTAATCTGAAAGACTACGACATAGCCAACACGCGCGTTATGCTTCACGCAAGGGCGAAGGGAATCCTCGTTACCGACATAGACCGGGGAGGGAGCTTCGCGAGCATAGTCGGCACGATGGGGCTTCTGAAACCTGAGGAGAGGGAAACAATAATCGGCTTCGTCTTCAACAAGTTTCGGGGAGATAAGTCCCTCCTAAAGCCGGGCTTTGATTACCTTGAGAAGCACTACGGGAAGCCGACACTCGGCGTTATCCCCTACGTCGAGCACCGCCTTCCTGAGGAGGACTCCCTGACGGAGTTCCCAAAGGTGAGGGGCGAGCTTCACATTCAGATAATCAAGCTCCCCCACATGAGCAACTTTACTGACTTCGAGCCCCTGCACTGGGCGAACGGCGTTGACTACGTAACGAAGCCCGAAGAGCTCAAGGGAGACGTAATAATAATCCCCGGGAGCAAGAACACTGTCGAGGATTTGCTCTGGTTGAGGAGAGAGGGCTTTGAGGATGCGATAATCGAGGCCCACCGCGAGGGAGCGTTCATCGTCGGAATCTGCGGTGGCTTCCAGATGCTTGGGGAAAAGATTATAGACACCGTCGAGTCCAAGCGTGGAACCGTTAGGGGAATCGGACTTCTTCCAGCCAAGACCGTCTTCGAGAAAACCAAGAGGACGAACCACCTGAATGCCGAGGTTCTCTGGGGACCTGCTAAAGGAATGGCCGTCGAGGGCTACGAGATACGCTTCGGAAGAAGCGTCTCGGAGAGGCCGTTCTCGGTGATTAGGGCAATCAACGGCGTCAGAGCCTTCGAGCCGGAGGGGGCAATAGGTGAGAGGTCCTTCGGGACTTACCTGCACGGAATATTCCACAACTTCGCCTTCACGGAGCGCTTCCTCAACTTCCTGAGGGCGGAGAAGGGCCTTGAGCCTGTCTCGATTGAACGCTGGAGCATCGAGGAGGATATAGAGAGGTTTGCAAAGGTTGTTGAGGAGAACCTCGATGTCGAGAGGATCATACCTCTTTAG
- a CDS encoding GTP--adenosylcobinamide-phosphate guanylyltransferase, whose protein sequence is MIIIMAGGRSSRMGREKPVLKVGGVPMLLRVYSEAEKVGETVVALSKNAPKTRELCLRKGIPFVETPGRGYVEDVKWLLREFGPFISVSADLPFVKASDIAGISEAFDGKTSLTGVLPLKLVPKDLKPVVYRGYVIVGLNAVGTEGERFFELSNPLLALNVNTLEELKLAERIAMLVGR, encoded by the coding sequence ATGATAATCATCATGGCCGGCGGGCGCTCGAGCAGAATGGGGCGGGAAAAGCCCGTTCTGAAGGTCGGCGGAGTGCCGATGCTACTCCGCGTTTATAGCGAGGCCGAAAAGGTCGGTGAGACGGTCGTTGCCCTCTCAAAAAATGCGCCAAAGACGAGGGAGCTGTGCCTCCGCAAAGGGATTCCCTTCGTCGAGACGCCGGGAAGGGGCTACGTTGAGGACGTTAAGTGGCTCCTCCGCGAGTTCGGGCCGTTCATCAGCGTCTCCGCAGATTTGCCCTTCGTTAAGGCGAGCGACATAGCGGGGATTTCGGAGGCCTTTGACGGGAAAACGAGCCTGACGGGAGTTCTACCGCTAAAGCTGGTTCCGAAGGATTTGAAGCCCGTCGTTTACAGGGGCTACGTGATAGTTGGCCTTAACGCCGTTGGAACCGAGGGCGAGCGGTTCTTCGAGCTGAGTAACCCGTTGCTCGCTTTGAACGTCAACACGCTGGAAGAGTTAAAGCTCGCTGAGAGGATAGCGATGCTGGTGGGAAGATGA
- a CDS encoding METTL5 family protein, whose amino-acid sequence MKKKHLAMLLSKLQGFPEPKPELEQYRTPGNVASELLWLAHSAGDIAGKVVADLGTGTGVLAIGAKLLGAEKVYAVEIDEKALEVARRNAERAGVDVEFINADVSEFNERVDTVIMNPPFGSQRRHADRPFLLKAFEIADRIYSIHLAKPEVRSFIERFSADNGFTPVRLATVPFEIPAQFFFHRKRLERILVDIYLFGRVLDGKAQALR is encoded by the coding sequence ATGAAGAAGAAGCACCTCGCAATGCTCCTCTCAAAGCTCCAGGGCTTTCCCGAGCCGAAACCAGAGCTGGAGCAGTACAGAACGCCAGGAAACGTCGCTTCGGAGCTCCTCTGGCTGGCCCACTCCGCGGGAGACATCGCTGGAAAGGTCGTTGCCGACCTTGGAACCGGGACCGGCGTCTTAGCGATAGGCGCGAAGCTCCTCGGAGCGGAGAAGGTCTACGCGGTCGAGATCGATGAAAAAGCTCTTGAGGTCGCGAGAAGGAACGCTGAGAGGGCAGGTGTTGACGTGGAGTTCATAAACGCCGACGTCTCGGAGTTCAACGAGAGGGTCGATACCGTCATCATGAACCCCCCCTTCGGGAGCCAGAGGAGGCACGCGGACCGGCCGTTCCTGCTCAAGGCCTTCGAGATAGCGGACAGGATTTATTCGATCCACCTCGCGAAGCCCGAGGTTAGGAGCTTTATCGAGAGGTTCTCGGCCGACAACGGGTTCACCCCGGTTCGGCTGGCGACAGTTCCCTTTGAGATTCCCGCCCAGTTCTTTTTCCACAGGAAGAGACTGGAGCGCATTCTCGTTGATATTTACCTCTTCGGGAGGGTCCTTGATGGGAAAGCTCAAGCTCTCAGATAG
- the cobT gene encoding nicotinate mononucleotide-dependent phosphoribosyltransferase CobT — MESLFLLVLGNTEISTVPGISVAGATPELTKLTPVADAEYLFHEKPLTIDVIPVTPEGHPTPAIITKAARELANFPVLVVRGGTYLAPLVPHVHISDAVGRDFRKEPALPEFGDIIKRAKLFGEELSKTPIKELVIGESTPGGTTTAQAVLWALGYEARTSSASPDNPQSLKEKVIAEAFERAGIEKGQLRDNPLEALRQFGDPMMATVIGIALGFRRDIVLAGGTQMLAVSALLNALGEDLSRFMIATTKWVANDKSATFLETAKEIGVVSYAADLDFSKSEFKGLRDYERGYVKEGVGAGGATWLAVKAGFSPEEVSAKVEELYRRLMEMR; from the coding sequence ATGGAGAGCCTCTTCCTTCTCGTCCTGGGCAACACGGAGATAAGCACCGTGCCGGGAATAAGCGTTGCCGGAGCGACGCCAGAGCTGACAAAGCTGACGCCGGTGGCCGACGCTGAATACCTCTTCCACGAGAAGCCCCTGACGATTGACGTGATTCCCGTAACGCCCGAAGGCCACCCAACGCCGGCCATAATCACCAAGGCCGCGAGGGAGCTCGCCAACTTTCCGGTTCTCGTCGTCAGGGGAGGAACATACTTAGCCCCTCTCGTCCCGCACGTCCACATCAGCGACGCCGTCGGGCGGGACTTCAGGAAGGAGCCGGCACTTCCCGAGTTTGGCGATATAATCAAGCGCGCCAAGCTCTTCGGCGAGGAGCTGAGCAAGACGCCAATAAAAGAACTCGTAATCGGCGAGTCAACACCGGGGGGAACGACAACCGCTCAGGCTGTCCTCTGGGCGCTCGGCTACGAGGCGAGAACCAGTTCCGCCTCACCAGACAATCCCCAGAGCTTGAAGGAGAAGGTCATCGCCGAGGCGTTCGAAAGGGCTGGAATTGAGAAGGGTCAGCTGAGGGACAACCCCCTCGAGGCTCTCAGGCAGTTTGGAGACCCTATGATGGCGACGGTAATCGGCATCGCGCTCGGCTTTAGGAGGGATATCGTTTTAGCGGGCGGGACGCAGATGCTGGCAGTTTCGGCGCTTCTCAATGCCCTCGGCGAGGATTTAAGCAGGTTCATGATTGCCACAACCAAGTGGGTCGCCAACGATAAGAGCGCAACCTTCCTCGAGACGGCGAAGGAAATTGGAGTTGTGAGCTACGCCGCCGACCTTGACTTCTCGAAGAGTGAGTTCAAGGGCCTGAGGGACTACGAAAGGGGCTACGTCAAGGAAGGCGTTGGAGCGGGAGGGGCGACGTGGCTGGCCGTTAAGGCAGGCTTCTCGCCGGAAGAAGTCAGCGCGAAGGTCGAGGAGCTGTACAGAAGGCTCATGGAGATGAGGTGA